A stretch of Arachis hypogaea cultivar Tifrunner chromosome 15, arahy.Tifrunner.gnm2.J5K5, whole genome shotgun sequence DNA encodes these proteins:
- the LOC112748074 gene encoding ASI1-immunoprecipitated protein 2-like isoform X2 encodes MQKSCQPQPVDPRDIIDLTGDEDRVCDTCGDVGLEHFLAFCNECNDGAEHIYCMRVKMEELPEDGWTCEECMPREGTGKLVQDKVEQPVATNRSKHLSENSIDPESCKSSKLKSRSSYSMKSGISTPHLQVKRCQVPSEAQSLEKASATMTNAGPHILSGPCDDSPLHKDFSYKKFGKVKMKSVNKIMHFASQYCNSQEKAMVPRGYGEKSNVVTLEDELGIEGRALETRERSSKVSSPRDQSLLSRHYMCKNLKRNLEGVIIDTSCKKSFCDTKEMAASSNCAIDESPNLHSQTETTRDECSLLESRSPNLESGPATKDVCLQNKYLALHDDRNDTCSGVLANDRELHNPAIQASSSGVTANRSEIEFATDENLFSGTVSYNLDHQGSEQFNAGLQPSNHNTHEDLDIPNEKNNEEPDTPNEKNNEEPDTPNEKNNDIQQAEHLINAATAQIIHELCAGLALDERSCLRDLGVRSSSQAFVYPKPDHSWQGKFLIQGIGEIATICDGIQAHLSTCASPKVIDVVDRLPKMIILDELPRLTMWPSQFTEGQPTEENIALYFFAEDPRSYRTCYKQLVDLMIKNDLTLKGNLDGVELLIFPSNILPEKSQRWNDMLFLWGVFKGRKENNSASTSTQLGNRVDEIPEPDRTSGDRVLLSGHSSNDNGINEVVDSEVVDLTLSLWPEALDSVELQVARALVHLSKAKQQ; translated from the exons ATGCAAAAATCCTGTCAACCTCAGCCAGTAGACCCTAGAGATATCATAGATTTAACGGGTGATGAG GATCGAGTTTGCGATACTTGTGGGGATGTAGGGTTGGAGCACTTCCTTGCATTTTGTAATGAGTGTAATGATGGGGCGGAGCACAT TTACTGTATGCGTGTTAAGATGGAAGAACTTCCTGAAGATGGTTGGACTTGTGAAGAGTGCATGCCAAGGGAAGGGACTGGAAAATTAGTACAGGATAAAGTGGAACAGCCAGTGGCTACAAACAGATCAAAACATCTATCTGAAAATTCAATAGACCCTGAGTCTTGTAAAAGTTCAAAACTAAAATCGAGATCATCATATTCTATGAAAAGTGGGATAAGTACACCCCATCTGCAGGTTAAGAGATGCCAAGTCCCTTCAGAAGCTCAGTCTTTGGAAAAAGCTAGTGCTACTATGACAAATGCTGGACCACATATTTTATCCGGACCTTGTGATGACTCTCCACTTCATAAGGATTTCTCATACAAGAAATTTGGGAAAGTGAAAATGAAATCAGTCAACAAAATCATGCACTTTGCCTCCCAATATTGCAATTCTCAAGAGAAAGCAATGGTTCCTCGTGGTTATGGTGAGAAGAGTAATGTTGTTACCTTGGAGGATGAGTTAGGCATAGAGGGAAGGGCTCTTGAAACAAGGGAGCGATCTTCTAAAGTCTCAAGTCCAAGGGATCAGTCCCTATTGAGTAGACATTATATGTGCAAAAATTTGAAGAGAAACCTAGAAGGTGTCATCATTGATACATCTTGCAAGAAATCTTTCTGTGATACTAAGGAAATGGCAGCATCATCCAATTGTGCAATTGATGAATCACCAAACTTGCATTCACAAACTGAGACAACTCGTGATGAAT GCTCTCTATTGGAATCAAGATCTCCAAACTTAGAATCAGGACCAGCAACAAAGGATGTTTGTTTGCAAAACAAATACCTGGCTCTTCATGACGATAGAAATGATACTTGTTCTGGTGTTCTAGCTAATGATCGTGAGTTACATAATCCTGCAATACAAGCTTCTAGTTCTGGTGTTACTGCAAATAGAAGTGAAATAGAATTTGCTACTGACGAAAACTTATTTTCTGGAACCGTTTCTTACAATCTTGATCATCAAGGTTCTGAACAATTTAATGCTGGATTACAACCCAGCAATCACAACACTCATGAAGATCTAGACATTCCAAATGAGAAGAACAACGAAGAACCAGACACTCCAAATgaaaagaacaatgaagaaccagACACTCCAAATGAAAAGAACAATGACATTCAGCAAGCTGAGCACCTTATTAATGCTGCTACAGCTCAGATCATTCATGAATTATGTGCTGGTCTTGCTTTAGATGAAAGGTCCTGCTTAAGAGACTTGGGGGTTAGAAGTTCGTCACAAGCATTTGTCTACCCAAAGCCTGACCATTCATGGCA AGGGAAATTTTTAATACAAGGTATTGGGGAGATTGCAACCATTTGTGATGGTATTCAAGCACATTTATCAACCTGTGCATCACCTAAGGTTATTGATGTGGTAGACAGGCTTCCAAAGATGATCATACTGGATGAACTGCCTCGCTTGACAATGTGGCCATCTCAATTTACAGAAGGTCAACCCACAGAAGAGAATATTGCTCTGTACTTTTTTGCAGAAGATCCTCGTAG TTATCGAACATGTTATAAACAATTGGTGGATTTGATGATCAAGAATGATTTGACTCTGAAAGGAAACTTGGATGGAGTGGAACTTCTAATATTTCCATCCAACATTCTACCTGAGAAATCCCAGC GTTGGAATGATATGTTGTTCTTATGGGGTGTTTTCAAAGGGCGAAAGGAGAATAACTCTGCAAGCACAAGCACACAG CTAGGAAACAGAGTTGATGAAATTCCTGAACCAGACAGAACTTCAGGAGACAGAGTTTTGCTGTCTGGACATAGTTCCAATGATAATGGGATAAATGAAGTGGTGGATTCTGAGGTTGTAGATCttactctctctctctggccTGAAGCTTTAGACTCTGTTGAGTTGCAAGTTGCAAGGGCATTAGTTCATCTCTCGAAGGCCAAACAGCAGTGA
- the LOC112748074 gene encoding ASI1-immunoprecipitated protein 2-like isoform X4, with protein MDRVCDTCGDVGLEHFLAFCNECNDGAEHIYCMRVKMEELPEDGWTCEECMPREGTGKLVQDKVEQPVATNRSKHLSENSIDPESCKSSKLKSRSSYSMKSGISTPHLQVKRCQVPSEAQSLEKASATMTNAGPHILSGPCDDSPLHKDFSYKKFGKVKMKSVNKIMHFASQYCNSQEKAMVPRGYGEKSNVVTLEDELGIEGRALETRERSSKVSSPRDQSLLSRHYMCKNLKRNLEGVIIDTSCKKSFCDTKEMAASSNCAIDESPNLHSQTETTRDECSLLESRSPNLESGPATKDVCLQNKYLALHDDRNDTCSGVLANDRELHNPAIQASSSGVTANRSEIEFATDENLFSGTVSYNLDHQGSEQFNAGLQPSNHNTHEDLDIPNEKNNEEPDTPNEKNNEEPDTPNEKNNDIQQAEHLINAATAQIIHELCAGLALDERSCLRDLGVRSSSQAFVYPKPDHSWQGKFLIQGIGEIATICDGIQAHLSTCASPKVIDVVDRLPKMIILDELPRLTMWPSQFTEGQPTEENIALYFFAEDPRSYRTCYKQLVDLMIKNDLTLKGNLDGVELLIFPSNILPEKSQRWNDMLFLWGVFKGRKENNSASTSTQLGNRVDEIPEPDRTSGDRVLLSGHSSNDNGINEVVDSEVVDLTLSLWPEALDSVELQVARALVHLSKAKQQ; from the exons ATG GATCGAGTTTGCGATACTTGTGGGGATGTAGGGTTGGAGCACTTCCTTGCATTTTGTAATGAGTGTAATGATGGGGCGGAGCACAT TTACTGTATGCGTGTTAAGATGGAAGAACTTCCTGAAGATGGTTGGACTTGTGAAGAGTGCATGCCAAGGGAAGGGACTGGAAAATTAGTACAGGATAAAGTGGAACAGCCAGTGGCTACAAACAGATCAAAACATCTATCTGAAAATTCAATAGACCCTGAGTCTTGTAAAAGTTCAAAACTAAAATCGAGATCATCATATTCTATGAAAAGTGGGATAAGTACACCCCATCTGCAGGTTAAGAGATGCCAAGTCCCTTCAGAAGCTCAGTCTTTGGAAAAAGCTAGTGCTACTATGACAAATGCTGGACCACATATTTTATCCGGACCTTGTGATGACTCTCCACTTCATAAGGATTTCTCATACAAGAAATTTGGGAAAGTGAAAATGAAATCAGTCAACAAAATCATGCACTTTGCCTCCCAATATTGCAATTCTCAAGAGAAAGCAATGGTTCCTCGTGGTTATGGTGAGAAGAGTAATGTTGTTACCTTGGAGGATGAGTTAGGCATAGAGGGAAGGGCTCTTGAAACAAGGGAGCGATCTTCTAAAGTCTCAAGTCCAAGGGATCAGTCCCTATTGAGTAGACATTATATGTGCAAAAATTTGAAGAGAAACCTAGAAGGTGTCATCATTGATACATCTTGCAAGAAATCTTTCTGTGATACTAAGGAAATGGCAGCATCATCCAATTGTGCAATTGATGAATCACCAAACTTGCATTCACAAACTGAGACAACTCGTGATGAAT GCTCTCTATTGGAATCAAGATCTCCAAACTTAGAATCAGGACCAGCAACAAAGGATGTTTGTTTGCAAAACAAATACCTGGCTCTTCATGACGATAGAAATGATACTTGTTCTGGTGTTCTAGCTAATGATCGTGAGTTACATAATCCTGCAATACAAGCTTCTAGTTCTGGTGTTACTGCAAATAGAAGTGAAATAGAATTTGCTACTGACGAAAACTTATTTTCTGGAACCGTTTCTTACAATCTTGATCATCAAGGTTCTGAACAATTTAATGCTGGATTACAACCCAGCAATCACAACACTCATGAAGATCTAGACATTCCAAATGAGAAGAACAACGAAGAACCAGACACTCCAAATgaaaagaacaatgaagaaccagACACTCCAAATGAAAAGAACAATGACATTCAGCAAGCTGAGCACCTTATTAATGCTGCTACAGCTCAGATCATTCATGAATTATGTGCTGGTCTTGCTTTAGATGAAAGGTCCTGCTTAAGAGACTTGGGGGTTAGAAGTTCGTCACAAGCATTTGTCTACCCAAAGCCTGACCATTCATGGCA AGGGAAATTTTTAATACAAGGTATTGGGGAGATTGCAACCATTTGTGATGGTATTCAAGCACATTTATCAACCTGTGCATCACCTAAGGTTATTGATGTGGTAGACAGGCTTCCAAAGATGATCATACTGGATGAACTGCCTCGCTTGACAATGTGGCCATCTCAATTTACAGAAGGTCAACCCACAGAAGAGAATATTGCTCTGTACTTTTTTGCAGAAGATCCTCGTAG TTATCGAACATGTTATAAACAATTGGTGGATTTGATGATCAAGAATGATTTGACTCTGAAAGGAAACTTGGATGGAGTGGAACTTCTAATATTTCCATCCAACATTCTACCTGAGAAATCCCAGC GTTGGAATGATATGTTGTTCTTATGGGGTGTTTTCAAAGGGCGAAAGGAGAATAACTCTGCAAGCACAAGCACACAG CTAGGAAACAGAGTTGATGAAATTCCTGAACCAGACAGAACTTCAGGAGACAGAGTTTTGCTGTCTGGACATAGTTCCAATGATAATGGGATAAATGAAGTGGTGGATTCTGAGGTTGTAGATCttactctctctctctggccTGAAGCTTTAGACTCTGTTGAGTTGCAAGTTGCAAGGGCATTAGTTCATCTCTCGAAGGCCAAACAGCAGTGA
- the LOC112748074 gene encoding ASI1-immunoprecipitated protein 2-like isoform X7, with amino-acid sequence MQDRVCDTCGDVGLEHFLAFCNECNDGAEHIYCMRVKMEELPEDGWTCEECMPREGTGKLVQDKVEQPVATNRSKHLSENSIDPESCKSSKLKSRSSYSMKSGISTPHLQVKRCQVPSEAQSLEKASATMTNAGPHILSGPCDDSPLHKDFSYKKFGKVKMKSVNKIMHFASQYCNSQEKAMVPRGYGEKSNVVTLEDELGIEGRALETRERSSKVSSPRDQSLLSRHYMCKNLKRNLEGVIIDTSCKKSFCDTKEMAASSNCAIDESPNLHSQTETTRDECSLLESRSPNLESGPATKDVCLQNKYLALHDDRNDTCSGVLANDRSEQFNAGLQPSNHNTHEDLDIPNEKNNEEPDTPNEKNNEEPDTPNEKNNDIQQAEHLINAATAQIIHELCAGLALDERSCLRDLGVRSSSQAFVYPKPDHSWQGKFLIQGIGEIATICDGIQAHLSTCASPKVIDVVDRLPKMIILDELPRLTMWPSQFTEGQPTEENIALYFFAEDPRSYRTCYKQLVDLMIKNDLTLKGNLDGVELLIFPSNILPEKSQRWNDMLFLWGVFKGRKENNSASTSTQLGNRVDEIPEPDRTSGDRVLLSGHSSNDNGINEVVDSEVVDLTLSLWPEALDSVELQVARALVHLSKAKQQ; translated from the exons ATG CAGGATCGAGTTTGCGATACTTGTGGGGATGTAGGGTTGGAGCACTTCCTTGCATTTTGTAATGAGTGTAATGATGGGGCGGAGCACAT TTACTGTATGCGTGTTAAGATGGAAGAACTTCCTGAAGATGGTTGGACTTGTGAAGAGTGCATGCCAAGGGAAGGGACTGGAAAATTAGTACAGGATAAAGTGGAACAGCCAGTGGCTACAAACAGATCAAAACATCTATCTGAAAATTCAATAGACCCTGAGTCTTGTAAAAGTTCAAAACTAAAATCGAGATCATCATATTCTATGAAAAGTGGGATAAGTACACCCCATCTGCAGGTTAAGAGATGCCAAGTCCCTTCAGAAGCTCAGTCTTTGGAAAAAGCTAGTGCTACTATGACAAATGCTGGACCACATATTTTATCCGGACCTTGTGATGACTCTCCACTTCATAAGGATTTCTCATACAAGAAATTTGGGAAAGTGAAAATGAAATCAGTCAACAAAATCATGCACTTTGCCTCCCAATATTGCAATTCTCAAGAGAAAGCAATGGTTCCTCGTGGTTATGGTGAGAAGAGTAATGTTGTTACCTTGGAGGATGAGTTAGGCATAGAGGGAAGGGCTCTTGAAACAAGGGAGCGATCTTCTAAAGTCTCAAGTCCAAGGGATCAGTCCCTATTGAGTAGACATTATATGTGCAAAAATTTGAAGAGAAACCTAGAAGGTGTCATCATTGATACATCTTGCAAGAAATCTTTCTGTGATACTAAGGAAATGGCAGCATCATCCAATTGTGCAATTGATGAATCACCAAACTTGCATTCACAAACTGAGACAACTCGTGATGAAT GCTCTCTATTGGAATCAAGATCTCCAAACTTAGAATCAGGACCAGCAACAAAGGATGTTTGTTTGCAAAACAAATACCTGGCTCTTCATGACGATAGAAATGATACTTGTTCTGGTGTTCTAGCTAATGATC GTTCTGAACAATTTAATGCTGGATTACAACCCAGCAATCACAACACTCATGAAGATCTAGACATTCCAAATGAGAAGAACAACGAAGAACCAGACACTCCAAATgaaaagaacaatgaagaaccagACACTCCAAATGAAAAGAACAATGACATTCAGCAAGCTGAGCACCTTATTAATGCTGCTACAGCTCAGATCATTCATGAATTATGTGCTGGTCTTGCTTTAGATGAAAGGTCCTGCTTAAGAGACTTGGGGGTTAGAAGTTCGTCACAAGCATTTGTCTACCCAAAGCCTGACCATTCATGGCA AGGGAAATTTTTAATACAAGGTATTGGGGAGATTGCAACCATTTGTGATGGTATTCAAGCACATTTATCAACCTGTGCATCACCTAAGGTTATTGATGTGGTAGACAGGCTTCCAAAGATGATCATACTGGATGAACTGCCTCGCTTGACAATGTGGCCATCTCAATTTACAGAAGGTCAACCCACAGAAGAGAATATTGCTCTGTACTTTTTTGCAGAAGATCCTCGTAG TTATCGAACATGTTATAAACAATTGGTGGATTTGATGATCAAGAATGATTTGACTCTGAAAGGAAACTTGGATGGAGTGGAACTTCTAATATTTCCATCCAACATTCTACCTGAGAAATCCCAGC GTTGGAATGATATGTTGTTCTTATGGGGTGTTTTCAAAGGGCGAAAGGAGAATAACTCTGCAAGCACAAGCACACAG CTAGGAAACAGAGTTGATGAAATTCCTGAACCAGACAGAACTTCAGGAGACAGAGTTTTGCTGTCTGGACATAGTTCCAATGATAATGGGATAAATGAAGTGGTGGATTCTGAGGTTGTAGATCttactctctctctctggccTGAAGCTTTAGACTCTGTTGAGTTGCAAGTTGCAAGGGCATTAGTTCATCTCTCGAAGGCCAAACAGCAGTGA
- the LOC112748074 gene encoding ASI1-immunoprecipitated protein 2-like isoform X8: MDRVCDTCGDVGLEHFLAFCNECNDGAEHIYCMRVKMEELPEDGWTCEECMPREGTGKLVQDKVEQPVATNRSKHLSENSIDPESCKSSKLKSRSSYSMKSGISTPHLQVKRCQVPSEAQSLEKASATMTNAGPHILSGPCDDSPLHKDFSYKKFGKVKMKSVNKIMHFASQYCNSQEKAMVPRGYGEKSNVVTLEDELGIEGRALETRERSSKVSSPRDQSLLSRHYMCKNLKRNLEGVIIDTSCKKSFCDTKEMAASSNCAIDESPNLHSQTETTRDECSLLESRSPNLESGPATKDVCLQNKYLALHDDRNDTCSGVLANDRSEQFNAGLQPSNHNTHEDLDIPNEKNNEEPDTPNEKNNEEPDTPNEKNNDIQQAEHLINAATAQIIHELCAGLALDERSCLRDLGVRSSSQAFVYPKPDHSWQGKFLIQGIGEIATICDGIQAHLSTCASPKVIDVVDRLPKMIILDELPRLTMWPSQFTEGQPTEENIALYFFAEDPRSYRTCYKQLVDLMIKNDLTLKGNLDGVELLIFPSNILPEKSQRWNDMLFLWGVFKGRKENNSASTSTQLGNRVDEIPEPDRTSGDRVLLSGHSSNDNGINEVVDSEVVDLTLSLWPEALDSVELQVARALVHLSKAKQQ, translated from the exons ATG GATCGAGTTTGCGATACTTGTGGGGATGTAGGGTTGGAGCACTTCCTTGCATTTTGTAATGAGTGTAATGATGGGGCGGAGCACAT TTACTGTATGCGTGTTAAGATGGAAGAACTTCCTGAAGATGGTTGGACTTGTGAAGAGTGCATGCCAAGGGAAGGGACTGGAAAATTAGTACAGGATAAAGTGGAACAGCCAGTGGCTACAAACAGATCAAAACATCTATCTGAAAATTCAATAGACCCTGAGTCTTGTAAAAGTTCAAAACTAAAATCGAGATCATCATATTCTATGAAAAGTGGGATAAGTACACCCCATCTGCAGGTTAAGAGATGCCAAGTCCCTTCAGAAGCTCAGTCTTTGGAAAAAGCTAGTGCTACTATGACAAATGCTGGACCACATATTTTATCCGGACCTTGTGATGACTCTCCACTTCATAAGGATTTCTCATACAAGAAATTTGGGAAAGTGAAAATGAAATCAGTCAACAAAATCATGCACTTTGCCTCCCAATATTGCAATTCTCAAGAGAAAGCAATGGTTCCTCGTGGTTATGGTGAGAAGAGTAATGTTGTTACCTTGGAGGATGAGTTAGGCATAGAGGGAAGGGCTCTTGAAACAAGGGAGCGATCTTCTAAAGTCTCAAGTCCAAGGGATCAGTCCCTATTGAGTAGACATTATATGTGCAAAAATTTGAAGAGAAACCTAGAAGGTGTCATCATTGATACATCTTGCAAGAAATCTTTCTGTGATACTAAGGAAATGGCAGCATCATCCAATTGTGCAATTGATGAATCACCAAACTTGCATTCACAAACTGAGACAACTCGTGATGAAT GCTCTCTATTGGAATCAAGATCTCCAAACTTAGAATCAGGACCAGCAACAAAGGATGTTTGTTTGCAAAACAAATACCTGGCTCTTCATGACGATAGAAATGATACTTGTTCTGGTGTTCTAGCTAATGATC GTTCTGAACAATTTAATGCTGGATTACAACCCAGCAATCACAACACTCATGAAGATCTAGACATTCCAAATGAGAAGAACAACGAAGAACCAGACACTCCAAATgaaaagaacaatgaagaaccagACACTCCAAATGAAAAGAACAATGACATTCAGCAAGCTGAGCACCTTATTAATGCTGCTACAGCTCAGATCATTCATGAATTATGTGCTGGTCTTGCTTTAGATGAAAGGTCCTGCTTAAGAGACTTGGGGGTTAGAAGTTCGTCACAAGCATTTGTCTACCCAAAGCCTGACCATTCATGGCA AGGGAAATTTTTAATACAAGGTATTGGGGAGATTGCAACCATTTGTGATGGTATTCAAGCACATTTATCAACCTGTGCATCACCTAAGGTTATTGATGTGGTAGACAGGCTTCCAAAGATGATCATACTGGATGAACTGCCTCGCTTGACAATGTGGCCATCTCAATTTACAGAAGGTCAACCCACAGAAGAGAATATTGCTCTGTACTTTTTTGCAGAAGATCCTCGTAG TTATCGAACATGTTATAAACAATTGGTGGATTTGATGATCAAGAATGATTTGACTCTGAAAGGAAACTTGGATGGAGTGGAACTTCTAATATTTCCATCCAACATTCTACCTGAGAAATCCCAGC GTTGGAATGATATGTTGTTCTTATGGGGTGTTTTCAAAGGGCGAAAGGAGAATAACTCTGCAAGCACAAGCACACAG CTAGGAAACAGAGTTGATGAAATTCCTGAACCAGACAGAACTTCAGGAGACAGAGTTTTGCTGTCTGGACATAGTTCCAATGATAATGGGATAAATGAAGTGGTGGATTCTGAGGTTGTAGATCttactctctctctctggccTGAAGCTTTAGACTCTGTTGAGTTGCAAGTTGCAAGGGCATTAGTTCATCTCTCGAAGGCCAAACAGCAGTGA
- the LOC112748074 gene encoding ASI1-immunoprecipitated protein 2-like isoform X3 — MQDRVCDTCGDVGLEHFLAFCNECNDGAEHIYCMRVKMEELPEDGWTCEECMPREGTGKLVQDKVEQPVATNRSKHLSENSIDPESCKSSKLKSRSSYSMKSGISTPHLQVKRCQVPSEAQSLEKASATMTNAGPHILSGPCDDSPLHKDFSYKKFGKVKMKSVNKIMHFASQYCNSQEKAMVPRGYGEKSNVVTLEDELGIEGRALETRERSSKVSSPRDQSLLSRHYMCKNLKRNLEGVIIDTSCKKSFCDTKEMAASSNCAIDESPNLHSQTETTRDECSLLESRSPNLESGPATKDVCLQNKYLALHDDRNDTCSGVLANDRELHNPAIQASSSGVTANRSEIEFATDENLFSGTVSYNLDHQGSEQFNAGLQPSNHNTHEDLDIPNEKNNEEPDTPNEKNNEEPDTPNEKNNDIQQAEHLINAATAQIIHELCAGLALDERSCLRDLGVRSSSQAFVYPKPDHSWQGKFLIQGIGEIATICDGIQAHLSTCASPKVIDVVDRLPKMIILDELPRLTMWPSQFTEGQPTEENIALYFFAEDPRSYRTCYKQLVDLMIKNDLTLKGNLDGVELLIFPSNILPEKSQRWNDMLFLWGVFKGRKENNSASTSTQLGNRVDEIPEPDRTSGDRVLLSGHSSNDNGINEVVDSEVVDLTLSLWPEALDSVELQVARALVHLSKAKQQ, encoded by the exons ATG CAGGATCGAGTTTGCGATACTTGTGGGGATGTAGGGTTGGAGCACTTCCTTGCATTTTGTAATGAGTGTAATGATGGGGCGGAGCACAT TTACTGTATGCGTGTTAAGATGGAAGAACTTCCTGAAGATGGTTGGACTTGTGAAGAGTGCATGCCAAGGGAAGGGACTGGAAAATTAGTACAGGATAAAGTGGAACAGCCAGTGGCTACAAACAGATCAAAACATCTATCTGAAAATTCAATAGACCCTGAGTCTTGTAAAAGTTCAAAACTAAAATCGAGATCATCATATTCTATGAAAAGTGGGATAAGTACACCCCATCTGCAGGTTAAGAGATGCCAAGTCCCTTCAGAAGCTCAGTCTTTGGAAAAAGCTAGTGCTACTATGACAAATGCTGGACCACATATTTTATCCGGACCTTGTGATGACTCTCCACTTCATAAGGATTTCTCATACAAGAAATTTGGGAAAGTGAAAATGAAATCAGTCAACAAAATCATGCACTTTGCCTCCCAATATTGCAATTCTCAAGAGAAAGCAATGGTTCCTCGTGGTTATGGTGAGAAGAGTAATGTTGTTACCTTGGAGGATGAGTTAGGCATAGAGGGAAGGGCTCTTGAAACAAGGGAGCGATCTTCTAAAGTCTCAAGTCCAAGGGATCAGTCCCTATTGAGTAGACATTATATGTGCAAAAATTTGAAGAGAAACCTAGAAGGTGTCATCATTGATACATCTTGCAAGAAATCTTTCTGTGATACTAAGGAAATGGCAGCATCATCCAATTGTGCAATTGATGAATCACCAAACTTGCATTCACAAACTGAGACAACTCGTGATGAAT GCTCTCTATTGGAATCAAGATCTCCAAACTTAGAATCAGGACCAGCAACAAAGGATGTTTGTTTGCAAAACAAATACCTGGCTCTTCATGACGATAGAAATGATACTTGTTCTGGTGTTCTAGCTAATGATCGTGAGTTACATAATCCTGCAATACAAGCTTCTAGTTCTGGTGTTACTGCAAATAGAAGTGAAATAGAATTTGCTACTGACGAAAACTTATTTTCTGGAACCGTTTCTTACAATCTTGATCATCAAGGTTCTGAACAATTTAATGCTGGATTACAACCCAGCAATCACAACACTCATGAAGATCTAGACATTCCAAATGAGAAGAACAACGAAGAACCAGACACTCCAAATgaaaagaacaatgaagaaccagACACTCCAAATGAAAAGAACAATGACATTCAGCAAGCTGAGCACCTTATTAATGCTGCTACAGCTCAGATCATTCATGAATTATGTGCTGGTCTTGCTTTAGATGAAAGGTCCTGCTTAAGAGACTTGGGGGTTAGAAGTTCGTCACAAGCATTTGTCTACCCAAAGCCTGACCATTCATGGCA AGGGAAATTTTTAATACAAGGTATTGGGGAGATTGCAACCATTTGTGATGGTATTCAAGCACATTTATCAACCTGTGCATCACCTAAGGTTATTGATGTGGTAGACAGGCTTCCAAAGATGATCATACTGGATGAACTGCCTCGCTTGACAATGTGGCCATCTCAATTTACAGAAGGTCAACCCACAGAAGAGAATATTGCTCTGTACTTTTTTGCAGAAGATCCTCGTAG TTATCGAACATGTTATAAACAATTGGTGGATTTGATGATCAAGAATGATTTGACTCTGAAAGGAAACTTGGATGGAGTGGAACTTCTAATATTTCCATCCAACATTCTACCTGAGAAATCCCAGC GTTGGAATGATATGTTGTTCTTATGGGGTGTTTTCAAAGGGCGAAAGGAGAATAACTCTGCAAGCACAAGCACACAG CTAGGAAACAGAGTTGATGAAATTCCTGAACCAGACAGAACTTCAGGAGACAGAGTTTTGCTGTCTGGACATAGTTCCAATGATAATGGGATAAATGAAGTGGTGGATTCTGAGGTTGTAGATCttactctctctctctggccTGAAGCTTTAGACTCTGTTGAGTTGCAAGTTGCAAGGGCATTAGTTCATCTCTCGAAGGCCAAACAGCAGTGA